One segment of Thermoanaerobacter kivui DNA contains the following:
- a CDS encoding response regulator transcription factor: protein MGENQKIYVIDDDKNICEIVSLYLEKEGFEVEQIYDGQTALKKIQERLPRLIILDLMLPGIDGIALCKEVRKFSKVPIIILTAKGDTFDKVLGLEIGADDYIVKPFDGKEMVARVKAVLRRYEPVGEDKQAVTYPDLYVSLSEYKVRYKGQNIDLTPKELELLYFLCTHPNRVFTRDQLLENVWGYDYMGDSRTVDVHIKRLREKMGDGPNWKLTTVWGVGYKFEVN, encoded by the coding sequence GTGGGAGAAAATCAGAAAATTTATGTTATAGATGATGACAAAAATATATGTGAAATAGTTTCTTTGTATCTTGAAAAAGAAGGTTTTGAAGTGGAACAAATATACGATGGGCAAACGGCTTTGAAGAAGATCCAAGAAAGACTTCCAAGGCTCATTATACTTGATTTGATGCTTCCTGGTATTGACGGTATAGCCCTTTGCAAGGAAGTGAGAAAATTTTCAAAAGTGCCTATTATAATACTTACTGCAAAAGGAGACACTTTTGATAAGGTATTAGGGTTAGAGATTGGGGCGGATGACTATATTGTAAAGCCTTTTGATGGGAAAGAAATGGTGGCTAGAGTAAAAGCTGTTTTAAGAAGATACGAACCTGTAGGAGAAGATAAACAAGCGGTCACATATCCCGACCTTTATGTAAGCTTAAGTGAGTACAAAGTAAGGTACAAAGGTCAAAACATCGATTTGACTCCGAAAGAATTGGAACTTTTGTATTTTTTGTGTACACACCCCAACAGGGTGTTTACAAGAGACCAATTACTGGAAAACGTTTGGGGTTATGACTACATGGGGGATAGCCGTACTGTAGATGTCCACATCAAGAGGCTTAGAGAGAAAATGGGAGATGGACCCAACTGGAAACTTACTACTGTTTGGGGTGTAGGCTACAAATTTGAGGTGAACTAA
- a CDS encoding ribose-phosphate diphosphokinase, whose amino-acid sequence MARYINSLKIFSGNSNPKLASEIAEHLGLKLCVSEVGTFSDGEISVRIGESVRGASVFVIQSTCAPVNNNLMELLIMIDAFKRASAAEINAVIPYYGYARQDRKAKARDPITAKLVADLITAAGAHRVVTMDLHAPQIQGYFNIPVDHLLGGPILAKYFIDKELGDDVVVVSPDHGSVTRARYFAEKLNAPLAIIDKRRPKANVAEIMNIIGDVRGKKVILVDDLIDTAGTLVQGAEALIDNGATEVYACATHGVLSGPAVERLKESPIKELVITDTIPLPEEKRIDKIKVRSVAPLFAEAILRIHEGMSVSKLFV is encoded by the coding sequence ATGGCGAGATATATTAATTCTTTAAAAATTTTTTCAGGAAATTCAAATCCTAAATTGGCAAGCGAGATAGCAGAGCATCTTGGACTTAAGCTTTGCGTCTCTGAGGTTGGGACTTTTAGCGACGGAGAAATAAGTGTGCGAATTGGAGAAAGTGTTCGAGGGGCAAGTGTTTTTGTCATTCAGTCAACTTGTGCACCAGTTAATAACAATTTAATGGAATTATTAATAATGATAGATGCCTTTAAGAGGGCTTCTGCCGCAGAAATAAACGCTGTTATACCTTATTATGGATATGCAAGGCAAGACAGAAAAGCAAAAGCGAGAGACCCAATTACTGCAAAACTGGTGGCAGACCTCATAACTGCTGCTGGTGCTCATAGAGTTGTTACTATGGACCTCCATGCTCCTCAAATACAAGGCTATTTTAACATTCCTGTTGACCATTTGTTAGGAGGACCTATTCTTGCGAAATATTTTATTGACAAAGAATTAGGGGATGATGTAGTAGTTGTTTCTCCTGACCACGGCAGTGTGACAAGGGCAAGGTATTTCGCAGAAAAACTTAATGCGCCTCTTGCAATCATTGACAAAAGAAGGCCTAAAGCTAATGTGGCAGAGATAATGAACATCATAGGAGATGTGAGAGGCAAAAAAGTTATTTTAGTAGACGACCTCATTGATACTGCAGGCACACTTGTGCAAGGAGCAGAGGCTCTCATTGACAACGGAGCTACTGAGGTTTATGCATGTGCAACCCATGGAGTGCTGTCAGGACCTGCAGTTGAGAGGTTAAAGGAATCACCTATTAAAGAATTGGTTATAACTGATACAATTCCTCTTCCAGAAGAAAAGAGAATTGACAAAATTAAAGTAAGGTCTGTTGCTCCTTTGTTTGCAGAAGCGATTTTGAGGATTCATGAGGGAATGTCTGTAAGCAAATTATTTGTATAG
- the glmU gene encoding bifunctional UDP-N-acetylglucosamine diphosphorylase/glucosamine-1-phosphate N-acetyltransferase GlmU: MEGLVTLILAAGLGKRMKSKHPKVVHKICGKTMIEWVVDAAKDVGNNDVIVVVGHKAEEVKEVLKDRVKYAYQETQLGTGHAVKMAQDLLPEEGNVLILTGDTPLITSQTLKALVNFHIEEGNSVTILSSVVEDPSGYGRIIRDEDGNVIKIVEDKDATEEERGIHEINSAMYVMDIPKLKKALTMITNNNAQGEYYLTDAVEIIKEMGGKIGAFTASPEEIMGVNSRVQLFEAERVMKRRINYRHMENGVTIIDPETTYIGANVEIAPDTVIFPGCVIEGKTVIGSDCEIGPNCRIVDSQIGDGCNIMYSVVLSSKLGNDIKVGPFAQIRPESVIHDKVKIGDFVEIKKSVIGEGTKVPHLTYVGDAELGKNVNMGCGSITVNYDGKQKHKTIIGDNVFVGCNVNLVSPVKIGDNAYIAAGSTITEDVPEGALAIARNRQTNKEGWVQEKIKKGGFKLNGEIY; encoded by the coding sequence TTGGAAGGTTTGGTGACACTGATTTTAGCAGCTGGGCTTGGAAAGAGGATGAAATCTAAACATCCCAAAGTTGTCCATAAGATATGCGGGAAAACAATGATAGAATGGGTTGTAGATGCGGCAAAAGATGTGGGCAACAATGACGTAATTGTGGTAGTTGGCCATAAGGCGGAAGAGGTAAAAGAGGTATTAAAGGACAGGGTAAAGTATGCATATCAGGAAACGCAGTTAGGTACAGGGCATGCGGTAAAGATGGCACAGGATTTATTACCGGAAGAAGGTAATGTTTTGATCTTGACAGGTGATACCCCTCTTATCACTTCACAAACATTAAAAGCTTTGGTAAACTTTCATATTGAAGAAGGCAACAGTGTTACAATTTTGTCTTCGGTGGTAGAAGACCCATCGGGATATGGAAGGATAATAAGGGATGAAGATGGAAACGTTATAAAAATCGTGGAAGATAAGGATGCAACAGAGGAAGAAAGAGGCATCCATGAGATAAATTCTGCCATGTACGTTATGGATATACCCAAACTAAAAAAAGCATTGACAATGATCACAAATAATAACGCACAGGGTGAATATTATCTGACGGATGCTGTAGAAATTATAAAAGAAATGGGAGGAAAAATTGGCGCTTTTACTGCTTCACCGGAAGAAATAATGGGAGTTAACTCCAGAGTCCAGCTTTTTGAGGCAGAAAGAGTCATGAAAAGGAGAATTAATTATCGCCACATGGAAAACGGTGTAACAATAATCGACCCTGAGACCACTTATATAGGGGCTAATGTTGAAATAGCACCTGATACTGTCATATTTCCGGGCTGTGTGATAGAAGGGAAGACTGTTATAGGAAGCGACTGTGAAATAGGTCCTAATTGCAGGATCGTCGATTCTCAAATAGGGGATGGATGCAATATTATGTATTCTGTTGTATTATCTTCGAAATTGGGGAACGACATCAAAGTTGGACCTTTTGCGCAAATACGCCCGGAAAGCGTGATACATGACAAAGTTAAAATAGGTGACTTTGTAGAAATAAAGAAATCTGTCATTGGAGAGGGGACAAAAGTTCCGCATCTTACTTATGTTGGAGATGCAGAATTAGGCAAGAATGTCAATATGGGCTGTGGTTCAATCACGGTTAACTATGACGGTAAGCAAAAACACAAGACGATAATAGGAGACAATGTGTTTGTGGGATGTAATGTGAATCTTGTGTCACCAGTAAAAATTGGGGACAATGCTTATATTGCTGCAGGCTCAACAATAACAGAGGATGTTCCTGAAGGGGCTCTTGCTATAGCGAGAAACAGACAGACTAATAAGGAGGGCTGGGTACAGGAAAAAATAAAAAAAGGAGGCTTTAAATTAAATGGCGAGATATATTAA
- the spoVG gene encoding septation regulator SpoVG, with protein MEITDVRVRKLNEEGKMKAVVSVTFDNEFVVHDIKVIEGQNGLFIAMPSRKTPEGEFKDIAHPINSDTRSKLQNAILKEYEKAKEQEAAHRE; from the coding sequence ATGGAGATTACAGACGTAAGGGTGAGAAAGCTTAATGAGGAAGGCAAAATGAAGGCTGTAGTTTCTGTAACCTTTGACAATGAATTTGTTGTCCACGACATAAAGGTTATAGAGGGCCAAAATGGATTATTCATTGCTATGCCGAGCCGAAAAACTCCGGAAGGAGAGTTTAAAGATATTGCTCACCCTATAAATTCAGATACCAGATCTAAATTACAGAACGCTATTCTTAAAGAATACGAGAAAGCAAAAGAACAAGAAGCTGCACATAGGGAATAA
- the purR gene encoding pur operon repressor produces the protein MNKYKRYERLAAIVKIFNDNPNTLINLEYFMNLFGIAKSTASEDIDILKDVIEKFNFGKLITVPGAGGGIKYLSISNIDSYRSFVKEMCEKLKDASRIIPGGFLYTADLIYSPSVVSKIGEILSYPFQEKNIDAVVTVETKGIPIAMMCARALNVPLVIIRKDSRVTEGSFVSINYVSGSQRHIRSMSLSRRSLKKGSKVLLIDDFMKAGGTIRGMMELMEEFDAEVVGAGVMISTQKPEEKLVNNYISIFVLKNMDEEKNIIDIEISDWIMGE, from the coding sequence ATGAATAAGTACAAAAGGTACGAACGATTAGCAGCAATCGTTAAAATATTTAACGATAATCCCAATACTCTTATCAATTTAGAGTATTTTATGAATCTTTTTGGCATAGCTAAATCTACAGCTTCAGAAGATATAGATATTTTGAAAGACGTTATAGAGAAATTTAATTTTGGAAAATTAATAACTGTACCTGGTGCAGGTGGAGGCATAAAATATCTATCTATATCTAATATAGATAGTTATCGCTCTTTTGTGAAAGAAATGTGTGAAAAGTTAAAAGATGCATCAAGGATAATTCCGGGAGGTTTTTTGTACACTGCTGATTTGATTTATTCTCCTTCTGTCGTTTCAAAAATTGGAGAGATTTTGTCTTATCCCTTTCAGGAAAAGAATATTGACGCGGTAGTAACAGTGGAAACAAAGGGTATACCTATAGCGATGATGTGTGCAAGGGCGCTCAATGTCCCTCTTGTTATAATTAGAAAAGATAGCCGGGTTACAGAGGGATCTTTTGTTTCTATCAACTATGTTTCTGGTTCACAAAGGCATATAAGGTCTATGTCGTTATCTCGAAGGTCTTTAAAGAAAGGTTCTAAGGTTTTACTTATAGATGATTTTATGAAGGCAGGCGGTACAATTAGAGGAATGATGGAGCTTATGGAAGAGTTTGATGCAGAAGTGGTAGGTGCAGGCGTTATGATTTCTACACAAAAACCAGAAGAAAAACTTGTAAACAATTATATTTCAATTTTTGTGTTAAAAAATATGGATGAGGAAAAGAATATAATTGATATTGAAATAAGTGATTGGATAATGGGGGAATGA
- the murC gene encoding UDP-N-acetylmuramate--L-alanine ligase: MDINLENFKRVHFIGIGGISMSGLAHILLKNGHIVTGSDIKNSHIIDRLRQEGAVITIPHEESSVIGADLVIYTAAIHEDNPEFKKAKELNIPIIDRATLLGIIMKKYKYGIAVAGSHGKTTTTSLISVILDGMGFDPTVLVGGEVDIIGGNVRVGSSEYFVTEACEYTDSFLKFYPYIAVILNVDSDHLDYFKNIDNIKQSFRQFANLVPPDGFVVACKDDANTMYVVNGLNKNIVTYGIYQDSDWKAKNISFDDKGCAIFDVYYKEEYMGNFKLSIPGKHNVYNALAALAVSHLVGIDIKKASHYLTEFKGTHRRFEIKGIVDGITIVDDYAHHPAEIKATLEAAKNYPHKRIICIFQPHTYSRTKSLLNDFAGSFDNADKIIIADIYAAREKDTGIVSSKDLVELISQRGKDVLYLKDFDSIVEYLNKNAKAGDLVLTVGAGNIYEVGETFLKGHEKAVGI; the protein is encoded by the coding sequence ATGGATATAAATCTTGAAAACTTTAAAAGAGTGCATTTTATAGGAATTGGCGGTATAAGTATGAGCGGTTTAGCTCATATACTTTTAAAAAACGGTCACATTGTAACAGGCTCTGATATAAAAAACTCTCACATAATTGATAGATTAAGGCAAGAAGGCGCTGTTATAACAATACCCCATGAAGAAAGTAGCGTAATAGGTGCTGACTTGGTCATTTACACCGCTGCTATACATGAAGATAACCCTGAGTTTAAAAAAGCTAAAGAATTAAATATACCAATAATAGATAGAGCAACGCTTTTAGGAATTATAATGAAAAAATACAAATACGGAATTGCCGTAGCAGGAAGCCATGGCAAAACAACTACCACATCTCTAATATCCGTAATACTCGATGGTATGGGATTTGACCCAACGGTTTTAGTAGGTGGGGAAGTAGACATAATAGGTGGAAATGTGAGAGTAGGAAGTAGCGAATATTTTGTTACAGAAGCCTGTGAATATACAGATAGTTTTTTAAAATTTTATCCCTACATAGCTGTTATTTTAAACGTCGATTCAGACCACTTAGATTACTTCAAAAATATTGACAACATAAAACAGTCTTTTAGGCAATTTGCTAATTTAGTTCCACCAGATGGATTTGTGGTAGCATGCAAAGATGATGCAAACACCATGTATGTTGTAAATGGGTTAAATAAAAACATTGTGACCTATGGTATTTACCAAGATAGTGATTGGAAAGCAAAAAACATAAGTTTTGATGACAAAGGCTGTGCAATTTTTGACGTTTATTATAAAGAGGAATATATGGGCAATTTTAAATTATCAATACCCGGAAAACACAATGTTTACAACGCCTTAGCTGCTTTGGCAGTAAGTCACCTTGTAGGAATTGACATAAAAAAAGCTTCTCATTATTTAACTGAATTCAAAGGCACTCATAGAAGATTCGAAATAAAAGGAATAGTTGATGGCATAACAATTGTGGATGACTATGCTCATCACCCTGCTGAAATTAAAGCAACTTTAGAAGCAGCAAAAAATTATCCTCATAAAAGAATTATTTGTATATTCCAGCCACATACTTACTCAAGAACTAAATCTTTGCTTAATGATTTTGCAGGATCCTTTGACAATGCGGATAAAATAATAATAGCTGACATATACGCCGCAAGAGAAAAAGACACAGGAATTGTTTCATCTAAAGATTTAGTGGAACTAATCTCTCAAAGAGGAAAGGATGTTTTGTACTTAAAAGATTTTGACTCTATAGTTGAGTATTTAAATAAAAATGCAAAAGCAGGCGATTTAGTATTAACAGTTGGAGCAGGAAATATCTACGAAGTAGGAGAAACGTTTTTAAAAGGCCATGAAAAAGCTGTAGGAATATAA
- a CDS encoding LacI family DNA-binding transcriptional regulator has translation MNVTIKDVAKKANVAPSTVSRVIADNPRISKETKERVWKAMEELGYYPNAIARSLASKVTNTLGLIMPRSTEEAFSNPFFPEVMRGISVVAHREKYDLLLSTSGNQEEEKEAVINMVKGKRVDGIILLSSRTTDELIPWLRDEKFPFVVIGKPLDAKGVYWVDNDNIGASKLATNYLIKHGHREIAFISGSLEYVVSLDRLDGYKLALEENGIPFKRELVEQDEFSEDGGYRAMMRILEREKPTAVVVTDDVMAFGVIRAAIDKGYRVPEDISIVGFNNIPLSAFANPPLTTIDISTFDLGIKSAELLIARLKQKDVDTDHIIVPVKLVERKSCVAR, from the coding sequence ATGAATGTAACGATTAAAGATGTGGCAAAGAAGGCAAATGTTGCTCCTTCTACTGTATCGAGGGTTATTGCTGATAATCCGCGTATAAGTAAAGAGACAAAAGAAAGAGTTTGGAAGGCGATGGAGGAATTGGGGTATTATCCAAATGCCATTGCCAGAAGCCTTGCAAGTAAGGTGACAAATACTTTGGGACTTATAATGCCTCGCTCCACAGAAGAAGCTTTTTCAAATCCTTTTTTCCCTGAAGTTATGAGGGGCATAAGTGTTGTTGCCCATAGAGAAAAGTATGATTTGCTTTTGTCGACATCTGGAAATCAAGAAGAGGAAAAAGAAGCGGTTATAAATATGGTAAAAGGCAAACGAGTAGATGGAATAATTCTTTTATCTTCCCGTACAACCGATGAACTTATACCGTGGTTAAGAGATGAGAAATTTCCTTTTGTTGTTATAGGTAAGCCTTTAGACGCCAAGGGTGTGTATTGGGTTGATAATGATAATATAGGGGCTTCTAAGCTTGCTACTAATTACCTTATTAAACATGGACATAGAGAAATTGCTTTTATAAGTGGGTCATTGGAATACGTAGTGAGTTTAGATAGATTGGATGGTTATAAACTTGCCCTTGAGGAAAATGGGATACCTTTTAAGAGAGAGTTGGTGGAACAAGACGAGTTTTCAGAAGACGGTGGATACAGAGCGATGATGAGAATATTAGAAAGAGAAAAACCTACTGCAGTTGTGGTTACTGATGATGTTATGGCATTTGGTGTTATAAGGGCTGCAATAGATAAAGGATATAGAGTTCCTGAGGATATATCAATAGTAGGGTTTAACAACATTCCCTTGTCAGCTTTTGCAAACCCACCCCTTACGACAATAGATATTTCTACATTTGATTTGGGAATTAAGTCTGCAGAACTTTTGATTGCAAGGTTAAAGCAAAAGGATGTAGACACAGACCACATCATTGTGCCTGTAAAGCTTGTGGAGAGGAAATCTTGTGTTGCAAGATAA